In the genome of Clostridiales bacterium, one region contains:
- a CDS encoding ABC transporter permease, which produces MANNTDTAVIADGEGRKPKKLKIRGIKRSAFALPYLALSILFVVVPMFIMLYYAFTDGATGGISGANFVHFFSRPNIMAVMGKSFLIAFITTVVCFLLAYPLALALSSSALNGKFIIVMLFVLPMWINSLLRTYAVKIVLYMLEISNAWVAVTIGMVYDFFPFMLLPLYSVLSGMDRSLIEASHDLGASPITTLFKVRLPLSLPGIVSGVLMVFMPTVSTFAISDVLGDTSTYMFGNIINQWFANSGGWNIGSAYSLILLVLIAVTVVIANKLSKGHSAEIGGVL; this is translated from the coding sequence ATGGCGAATAATACCGATACCGCGGTCATTGCGGACGGCGAGGGCCGCAAGCCCAAAAAGCTCAAAATACGCGGGATTAAGCGTTCGGCGTTCGCGCTGCCGTATCTTGCGCTGAGCATACTGTTCGTAGTCGTGCCCATGTTCATAATGCTGTACTACGCGTTCACCGACGGCGCGACGGGCGGCATTTCGGGCGCGAACTTCGTGCACTTCTTTTCCCGACCGAACATTATGGCGGTCATGGGCAAGTCGTTCCTTATCGCGTTTATAACGACGGTCGTGTGCTTCCTTTTGGCGTACCCCTTGGCGCTTGCGCTGTCGTCGTCGGCGCTCAACGGCAAGTTTATTATCGTAATGCTGTTCGTTCTGCCTATGTGGATCAACTCGCTTCTTAGAACGTACGCGGTCAAGATCGTGCTGTATATGCTCGAAATTTCCAATGCGTGGGTGGCGGTCACTATCGGCATGGTTTACGACTTTTTCCCGTTCATGCTGCTCCCGCTGTACTCGGTGCTGTCGGGCATGGACCGCTCACTTATAGAAGCTTCGCACGACCTCGGCGCGTCGCCGATAACGACGCTTTTCAAGGTCAGGCTGCCGCTGTCGCTGCCCGGGATTGTTTCGGGCGTGCTCATGGTGTTCATGCCTACGGTGTCGACCTTTGCCATATCCGACGTTTTGGGCGATACTTCCACATATATGTTCGGTAACATCATCAACCAGTGGTTCGCGAACAGCGGCGGTTGGAATATCGGGTCGGCGTACTCGCTCATACTTTTGGTGCTTATCGCCGTTACCGTTGTCATAGCCAACAAGCTGAGCAAGGGTCACTCCGCCGAGATAGGAGGTGTGCTGTGA